Within Candidatus Omnitrophota bacterium, the genomic segment ATGGAGAAGGTGGCTTTCGTGCATCCGCTTCAAGGAGAGCAGGGTTCCGGCCAGTTTGATTTCGGGATACTGGCCGCCGTAGAGCATTTGCACCGCTTGAACGAAGAACTCGATGTCCCGGATGCCGCCGTAACCGTTTTTAAAATCGTTCGCCTTCTCTTCGGGGCTGGCAAGTTGAGAGAGGTACTTGTTGCGCATTCGGTCGATGGAGAGGAGCACGTCCGCGATTTCGACTTCGTCTACGTATTTGCGGTACGTGAAAGGCGTGATGACGCTCATGAATTGACGGCCGATGTCCGCATCGCCCGCAATGGCTCGCGCTTTCAATAGCGCTTGCCGTTCCCAGTTTTGACCATAGTTATGGTAATAGGCTTCTACGGCCGCCAGGGAGACCGCCAAGGCGCCTCGGTCGCCTTCGGGACGCAGACGCGCATCGACGCGGTAGAGAAAGCCTTCCGGCGTCATCTTGCCGAGCATATCGCATATTCCCTGGGCTAATTGAGTAAAAAAAGTCCGATTGCTTACGGATGGCGCCGACGCGCTTTTGGTTTTCCCTTCGGATCGATAGACGAACATCAAGTCAATGTCGGAACTGAAATTCAATTCGCGTCCGCCGAGTTTTCCCATTCCAACGACGCAGAGCGAAGCGGGCGATCCTTCCTCTTCCGAATGCGGCTCCCCGTATTTTTTCGTCAACGAATCCCATACGATCGAGAAAACGGCTTGAACCACTGTTTCCGCCAAGTCGGATATCTCTTCCGTTATCTCTTGGATTTCGCCGCAGTCTCCCAAATCCCTCCAGGCGATGCGTATGATCTCCTGGCGATGGAATTTACGGATGGCGGCTTCTTTGTCATCCTCGTTTTCCATAAACGATTGGAGCTGTTGCTTCATCTCGTTGCGATCAATGCGTTTTATTGGAGCTTCTTGAAGGAGAGGGAGAATGTATTCCGGATGAACGCCGCCGATGGCGGCCAGGCGGGGCGAGAAGAAAACGAAATTCTGGATTTGTTCGATAACGACGGGCGTCAATGCCTCCCAGTTTAGTCCTGCGGTTTGCAGGGCGGCGGCGAGGTTTTCGTATTGAGGGGAAGATTCAGCTGTTGAATTCGCCATGACGAAAATCCTATTAATCGATTTGGACGGCGTTTTGGATTTTATCCGCAAATTGGCGCGCGGCGGCGGTTATGTCCTCGGCGCCCACGACGGCGGTAACGACGGCGATGCGTCTCGCTCCTCGCCGCAATACTTCGTCCACATTGCCGATCTTAATGCCGCCCATGACGGTGAAGGGATGATGAAGGACGGAATCGATTTGCGCGATAATGTCCGGTCCAACGGGATGGACGGCGCCTTTTTTAGTTTGCGTGGAGAAGATAGGGCCGATGTTGATATAGCTGGCGCCTTCTTCCACCGCCCGTTCGGCTTCTGCAAGGGAATGCGTAGAGGCGCCCAAAATGAAATCGGGACCGGCGATGCGGCGCGCTTCCGGGATGGGAAAATCCTCCTGTCCTAGATGAACGCCGTCGGCGCCTACGGCCAAGGCGATGTCAAGATGATCGTTGACGAGAAAAACAACGCCGCGCCCCCGCGTGATCTCCCGCAAACGATAGGCCCAAGACAAAAGTTCGCGCTTAGGCAATTCCTTGTCGCGCAGTTGAATGGCGCCCGCGCCGCCTGCGATAGCTTTTTCCGCTACTTCGGCGAAATCGCGGCCTTGAGAAAACTCGCGGCCCAGCACGACGTACAATCCAAAATCGAGTTTGCGCTCGTGAGACCAACATCGTAAACCCACCATCATGGGCGGCTCCAAATCGTAGCATCGATAACGCAGGCGTGAGAAAGATGCAACTGCGCCCGCATCGAGTCCGCGAAAGGATTCCTCCAATACGCGAAAGGATTCCTGGGCGCGGTGGATGTTGGAACGGGCCAGTTCGAGCAAATCCTGATGGCGGGCCGCTTGAAATTCACGGCCCACGTCGCCCGCGCTATCTCGGCATTCCAGGCCGCGATCCTGCAAGCCGGGAATGGATTTAATAACGGTCCACAATTCGCCGCGCAACGAGCGCCATTGTTCGGCGAGCATCCGATCGTCAAGCGCAAAGCGGGCGATGTCGCCAACGGTGCGCAAGGCTTCGGCGCAACGGTCGGCGTTGGCGTCGATCATGCGGTAGAGACCGGCGTCGGGACGTAGATTCATTGATCCTCGCTATAAGAAACGTAGGGTAGGCTCAAAGCGAAGCGTAGCCCGCCATTTATCAGGATCGTAGGATGGGTCGCGCTGTTTGACCCATCGTTTTTAACAAACCGATGGGTCGAAAGACGCGACCCATCCTACTTTTTTTTGCATCTTACGAGACGAGAGCAGTAGGGTGGGCTCAAAGCGAAGCGTAGCCCACCGCCATTCTCTAAAAATCTTTAACTGGGCTGCTGGCGGAGGCGTAGAGTCTTTTGGGAATGCGTCCAGCCAGATAAGCGGCTCGGCCCGCCAATGCGGCATATCTCATGGCGCGAGCCATGCGGATGGGATCCTTGGCCCCTGCAATCCC encodes:
- the thiE gene encoding thiamine phosphate synthase, with the translated sequence MNLRPDAGLYRMIDANADRCAEALRTVGDIARFALDDRMLAEQWRSLRGELWTVIKSIPGLQDRGLECRDSAGDVGREFQAARHQDLLELARSNIHRAQESFRVLEESFRGLDAGAVASFSRLRYRCYDLEPPMMVGLRCWSHERKLDFGLYVVLGREFSQGRDFAEVAEKAIAGGAGAIQLRDKELPKRELLSWAYRLREITRGRGVVFLVNDHLDIALAVGADGVHLGQEDFPIPEARRIAGPDFILGASTHSLAEAERAVEEGASYINIGPIFSTQTKKGAVHPVGPDIIAQIDSVLHHPFTVMGGIKIGNVDEVLRRGARRIAVVTAVVGAEDITAAARQFADKIQNAVQID